The following are encoded in a window of Mustela nigripes isolate SB6536 chromosome 3, MUSNIG.SB6536, whole genome shotgun sequence genomic DNA:
- the CCN3 gene encoding CCN family member 3, translating into MQSVQSLPKRCIGLAFLLLQVLGQVAATQRCPTQCPARCPKTPPTCAPGVRAVLDDCSCCLVCARQRGESCSLLEPCEESRGLFCDRRADPSAGTGICMAVEGDNCVFDGVIYQSGETFQPSCKYQCACRDGQIGCVPRCGEDLLLPQPDCPAPRKVEVPGECCEKWICDSNEKGELGGLALPAYRTEATLGVAVSDSSINCIEQTTEWSACSKSCGMGFSTRVTNRNPQCEMVKQTRLCIVRPCEQEPKQPTDKKGKKCLRTTKSLKAIHLQFKNCTSLHTYKPRFCGVCSDGRCCTPHNTKTIQVEFQCSPGQIIKKPVMVIGTCTCHSNCPHNHEAFLQELKPNTSRGEM; encoded by the exons ATGCAGAGCGTGCAGAGTCTGCCCAAGCGGTGCATCGGCCTGGCCTTCCTGCTGCTCCAGGTCCTGGGGCAG GTCGCTGCCACCCAGCGCTGTCCCACCCAGTGCCCGGCCCGGTGTCCCAAGACGCCGCCAACCTGCGCCCCCGGGGTGCGAGCCGTTCTGGACGACTGCTCCTGCTGTCTGGTGTGCGCCCGCCAGCGCGGCGAGAGCTGCTCCCTGCTGGAGCCGTGCGAGGAGAGCCGCGGCCTCTTCTGCGACCGCAGAGCGGACCCCAGCGCGGGAACCGGCATCTGCATGG CGGTAGAAGGGGACAACTGTGTGTTTGATGGGGTCATTTACCAAAGCGGGGAGACCTTTCAGCCAAGCTGCAAATACCAGTGTGCCTGCAGAGATGGGCAGATTGGCTGTGTGCCCCGCTGCGGAGAGGAcctgctcctgccccagcctgaCTGCCCAGCTCCCAGAAAAGTTGAAGTGCCGGGGGAGTGCTGTGAAAAGTGGATCTGTGACTCAAATGAGAAGGGGGAGTTGGGAGGCCTCGCCCTTCCAG CCTACAGGACAGAAGCCACGCTAGGAGTTGCGGTCTCCGACTCCAGCATCAACTGCATTGAGCAGACCACAGAGTGGAGCGCATGTTCCAAGAGCTGTGGCATGGGTTTTTCCACCCGGGTCACCAACAGGAACCCACAGTGTGAAATGGTGAAGCAGACTCGGCTCTGCATTGTGCGACCCTGTGAGCAAGAGCCCAAGCAGCCCACAGATAAG aaaggaaagaagtgtCTCCGCACCACGAAGTCACTCAAAGCCATCCACCTGCAATTCAAGAACTGCACCAGCCTCCACACCTACAAGCCCAGGTTCTGTGGGGTCTGTAGTGATGGCCGATGCTGCACCCCCCACAACACCAAAACCATCCAGGTGGAGTTCCAGTGTTCCCCAGGGCAGATCATCAAGAAACCAGTGATGGTCATCGGGACCTGCACCTGTCACAGCAACTGTCCTCATAACCACGAGGCCTTCCTCCAAGAGTTAAAGCCAAACACCAGCAGAGGGGAAATGTAA